A region of the Sphingobium yanoikuyae genome:
ACGACCGACGTCCGGTCGAATTGGTTTTCAGCGAGACATTCCCCGATCGGATTGACGCCCTGGAGCGTGAACATCAGATCAAGGACTGGTCCCGCAAGAAGAAGGAAGCCCTGATAAGGGGAGATTGGAAAGCGGTCTCGGATGCTGCGCGTTCTCGACCACGGGCCTCGACTTCGCTCGACCCTGGCTCGAACCGAACGGAAGCGGAGGCGGCTCAGCCCCTACTCAGGACGAACGGAAATATGACTGACACCTCCCCCCTCCCCCCCGTGATCGTCCTGGTCCGCCCGCAACTGGGCGAGAATATCGGCAAGGCGGCGCGCGCGATGCTGAATTTCGGGCTGACCGAGATGCGGCTTGTTTCCCCGCGCGATGGCTGGCCCAATCCCGATGCCGGTCCGGCGGCCGCTGGCGCGGACTTCATCCTGGACAAGGCGCAGGTCTATGAGACGCTGGCCGATGCGGTCGCCGACTGCGCCCATGTCTATGCCACCACCGTGCGCAAGCGCGGCGTCACCAAGCCGGTGGTCACACCCGAGGAAGCCGCGCAGGAAATCCATGCCGCGCAGGGCCGCTGCGCCTATGTGTTCGGGCCGGAACGGTCGGGGCTGGAGACCGAGGATGTGGCGCTCGCCCGCAAGATCCTGACCGTGCCGATCAATCCGGAATTCGGGTCGCTGAACCTCGCCCAGGCGGTGATCCTGTGCGCCTATGAATGGTCCAAGCAAGCCAATCTGGCACAGCCGACCGTGACCGAGCTGGGCGAGCCCGCCCCCCAGGAGGAGCTGGAAGGCATGATCCTGCAGCTGAACACGCTGTTGGAGAAGGTCGGCTATTTCTTCCCGCCCGACCGCGCACCCGCGACCAAGCTGACGCTGCGCAACCTGCTTACCAAGCCGGGCTGGAACCATCTGGAGGTGCGCACGCTCCGCGGCGTGCTGTCGCACCTCAACCGACCGCGCGAGCGTTAACCCCGCGTGCGGTCATACTCGGCCATTTCATAGGCGATCGAGGCTTCGACCAGCTGCTCCCACAGCTCCGCGATCACGTCGCCGGGCGCGCCCAGCCGCTCGGCCTCCGCGCGGGCATTGTCGATCACCTGACGCTTGCGCGCCTCGTCGCGGACGGCGCCACGATCCGGCTTGATCCGGGCGGCGGCGCGCATATGGGCAAAACGCTGGTCAAGCAGGGCGACGAGCTGGCGGTCGAGGGCGTCGACACCGGCGCGCACCTCGGTCATGCTGGTATAGTCTTCGGGCTTCATGGCCGCCGGATTAGGCCGCGCTCCGCCGGCTGTCGAGGCCAGACTCTGCGCTTGACATAATATCCGACCTTCTCCATAGGCGCGCCTTCGCGATTGGCCCCGCATCCCGGTGAAGCGGCGGCCCTGTCCCTGAAATATGGAAACAGGCGATGACCGGGAAGCCTTCGCCCTCCGCAATTTGCGGACCTCGGTTCATCGGATCCGGAGGGCGGATAACGTAGTATGCAGTTGTAAGGAATTAGGTATGTCGAAGCGCTCTAGCGCCAAGTACAAGCTCGACCGTCGCATGGGCGAGAACATCTGGGGTCGCCCGAAGAGCCCGGTCAACAAGCGCGAATATGGCCCCGGTCAGCACGGCCAGCGCCGCAAGGGCAAGATGTCGGACTACGGCATCCAGCTGCGCGCCAAGCAGAAGCTGAAGGGCTATTACGGCGACATCACCGAGAAGCAGTTCAAGAAGAACTATTTCGAAGCCAGCCGCATGAAGGGCGACACCGGCCAGAACCTGATCGGTCTGCTGGAGCGCCGTCTGGACGCCGTCGTGTACCGCGCCAAGTTCGCGCCGACCATCTTCTCGGCGCGCCAGATCGTTTCGCACGGCCACATCTATGTGAACGGCGTGAAGTGCAACATCGCCTCGCGTCTGGTGAAGCCGGGCGACGAAATCACCCTGGGTAAGAAGGCGCAGGAAATGGCGCTGGTTCTCGAAGCGCAGAGCCTGCCCGAGCGTGACATCCCCGACTATGTCGCCCCCGACGGCGCCACCAAGGTCACCTATGTCCGCGTTCCGACGCTGGACGAAGTGCCCTACCCGGTGAAGATGGAACCGAATCTGGTCGTCGAATTCTATTCGCGCTAATCGGTCTTTCCGGACAGAATTTGGAGAAGGGCGGCCCCGCAAGGGACCGCCCTTTTCTTTTGGCCTTTTTCCTTGGCCATTTTCTTTACCTTGTAACAATCTTGCCTTGCCCCCGGTGCGATGGCATCACCCCGCCATCCTATCCAACCAAGGGTTCCTTCCATGCGCAGCTCCGTCGCGGCGATCGCCGCCGTTCTCGCCCTTTCCGCTCCCGCCCTGACGCCCGCCGTCGCGCTCGCCGCCCCCGCCGCCAAGGCCGATACTGCCCCGTCAATCGACACAATGAAGCGGCTGGTGAAGGAGCTGTCGTCCGACGCCTATGAGGGCCGCGCGCCCGGCACCGTGGGCGAGGAAAAGACGCTGGCGCTGCTGACCGCCGAGTTCGAGAGACTGGGCCTCAAGCCCGGCAACAAGGGCAGCTGGTTCCAGGACGTGCCGCTGGTCGAGATCACCGCCAAGAATGTCTCGGCGCTGAGCTTCACCGGTGGCAAGGCGCCCATCACTGCCGCCTATGGCCCGGAAATGGTGATCGGCACCTATCGCACCACCCAGCCTCGGATCGAGGTCAAAGACAGCCCGGTCGTGTTCGTCGGCTATGGCATCAACGCCCCGGAAAAGGGCTGGAACGACTATGCCGGGCTGGACGTGAAGGGCAAGACGGTGCTGATCCTGGTCAATGATCCGGATTATCAGACGCCAGGCCTGACCGGCCCGTTCAACGGCCGCGCTATGACCTATTATGGCCGCTGGACCTACAAGTTCGAGGAAGCCGCGCGTCAGGGCGCCGCCGCCGCGATCATCATCCACGACACCGAACCGGCCGCCTATGGCTGGAACGTCGTCCAGTCGAGTTGGACCGGGTCGCAGCATGTCGCCGACAATCCGGGCGGCAATGCCGACCAGTCGGCCGCGATCGGCTGGATCCAGAAGGACAAGGCGGCCGCCCTGTTCGCCGACGCCGGCCTCAACCTCGATCAGCAGATGGCCGCCGCCAAGCAGAAGGGCTTCAAGGCCGTGCCGCTGGGCGCGATCAAGGCCAATGTCTCGTTCGACAATGACCTGCGCAAGCATGCGTCGAAGAATGTCGTCGCCCTGCTGCCGGGCAAGACCCGCCCCGACGAATATGTGCTCTACAGCGCCCATTGGGATCATCTGGGCCATTGCCAGGCAGCGCCCGACGGCGACGATATCTGCAACGGCGCGGTCGACAATGCCACCGGCACCGCCGCGCTGGTCGCGCTGGCCCAGGCCAATGTGAAGGCCGGCCCGTCCGACCGCAGCCAGGTGTTCCTGGCCGTCACCGGCGAGGAATCGGGCCTGCTGGGTTCGGCCTATTATGGCAACAATCCGGTCTTCCCGTTCAGCAAGACCGTCGGCGGCGTCAACATGGATGCCTTGAGCGTCGCGGGCCTCGCCAAGAATGTCGTCGTCATCGGCAAGGGCAAGTCGCAGCTCGATGCCTATCTCGACCGCGCGCTGGGTGCGCAGGGCCGCGTCGCCACGCTCGAACCGACCCCGGAAAAGGGCTATTATTACCGTTCCGACCATTTCAGCTTCGCCAAGCATGGCCTGCCGATGCTCTATTTCGAGGGCGGCGAGGATCTGGTGAAGGGCGGCACCGCCGCCGGCATGGCCGCGGCCGAGGATTATACCGAGTATCGCTATCACGGCCCCAAGGACGAATATGATCCCAATTGGGACTGGACCGGCGTCGCCGCAGACCTGAAGCTCTATTATGATGTCGGCCGCGCGCTCGCGAATACGACCGACTGGCCCAACTGGGTCGATGGCGACGAATTCCGCGCCATCCGCGACAAGGACCGCGCGGGCAAATAAGCATCGTCAAGGCCGGCGACAGCATGGGGACGCTGTCGCCGGCCTTTCATCTTCGGGGCTATAAGGGGGATCATGACCCAGAAATTCGACCGGCGCATGTTGCCGATCACATCGGCCATGGCGGCGGCCCTGCTCGCCACCGGCTGCTCGCGCAGCCCCGACACCGCCGACCGCGACGTGCGTGTATGCCGCGATGCGCAGGGGCGCCGGGTCGAGGACCGCAATTGCAGCTGGGGCGGCAGCGGTGGCGGCCATGGTTGGTATTATCTGGGCCGGGGCAGCGCGGTCGCGCGCGTGGGCGAACGGGTTAGTGGCGGGTCGATCGCCCCCTCCTATGGCCATAGCTACAGCCCGGCATCCTCGGCCAATGTGACGCGCGGCGGCCTTGGCCTGTCGGGGCGCAGCGGCCACAGCTGATGGAACGGATCGCCTGCACGCCGCGCCCGCACTGGCAGGCCCGCGTCGAGCATCTGGGCCTGGTCTGGCATGGCGCCGATGCCCAGCCCTATTGGGATGAAAGCGCCTGCTATCGCTTCAGCCCGGACGAGATCGCGGAGATCGAGCAGGCGACCGCCGAACTCTATCGCCTGTTCCTTGCCGCTGGCCAGCATGTGCTGGATCAGGATCTGCTCGGCAGCTTCGGCATTCCCGATTTCTGTCATCAGGCGATCCGCGAGGCATGGGACGGGGAGCCGGCCGCGCTCAACTATGGCCGCTTTGATCTCGGCTATGACGGCGCCGGGCCGCCCAAATTGTTCGAGTTCAACTGCGACACGCCGACCAGTCTGCTGGAAGCATCGGTGATCCAGTGGGACTGGAAGGAGGCCCTCTTTCCCGCCGCCGACCAGTTCAACAGCCTGCACGAACGGCTGGTCGACCGCTGGCGCGCCATCGCGCCGCCGCGCGGCACGTCGATGCTGCATCTCACCTATGTCGACGGCAATATGGGCGAGGATGCCGTGACCGTCGCCTATATGGCCGACACGGCGCGCGAAGCGGGGATCGACACCCAGTTGATCCAGACCCAGCAACTGGGATGGGACCATCAGCGCCGCCGCTTCGTCGATCTCGACAATCGACCGATCGACGCGCTGTTCCACCTCTATCCGTGGGAATGGATCGTCCATGAACCCTTTGGCCGGGAAGTGGTGGAAAGCCTGTCCTCCACCCTGTGGATCGAGCCGATCTGGAAGATGGTCTGGAGCAACAAGGCGATCCTGCCGATCCTGTGGGATCTGTTCCCCGGCCACCCCAATTTGCTGGAGGCCAGCCGCGTCGCCATGACGGGCGATCATGTGATGAAACCGCTGCTGTCCCGCGAGGGCGCCAATGTCCGCATCGTCCGCGATGGCGAAACGGTCGCCCAGAGCGGCGGCGACTATGGCGAGGAAGGCTTCATCTACCAACGGCTCTATACCCTGCCCGGTGCGGGCGACCGGCGGCCGGTGCTGGGCAGCTGGGTGGTGGATGGCGACCCGGCCGGCATGGGCATTCGCGAGGATGGACCGATCACCGGCAATGCCGCGCGCTTCGTGCCGCACATCATCGGCTGAAGGTTCAGCGCGGGTTCAGCGCCGGAAACCGACCTTGACCCGTCCTGTAGGAGCAACGCCATGCGCATAACCCTTGCCCTGCCCAGCCTGTTTCTGACCGCCCTCGCCCTGCCGGCCGCGCTGCCCGCGCAAATCGCGCCCAAGACAGAGCCGACCGCACCGCCCGGCCCGGTCAATGTCCGGGTCGAGCCTCGGCCATCCGGCGACTATGAACTGGACCGGGCGCGCGAGGATATACGCGACGGCCGCAAGAGCGGCACGCTCAGCAAGAAGCAGGCGCGCACGCTCCGCCGAGAGGCCGACCGCGCCGACGCCCAGGCCGATCGCAGCGCCCGCGATGGCCTCAGCTATTCCGAACAGCGCGAAATCGACATGCAAGGCCGCGCCCTCCAGAGCCTGACCCAAGCCCAGCGCAGCCAGCCGGGCGGAAAACGGCCTTAAAGTCTGAGGTGGGCGCATAGGTGCCAACCTGCCTTTCATCCCGTCATGCCAGCGAAGGCTGGGATGTGGACTCACGTTTGAAGTGCAACATGTGACTGACATTGAGAGAATGCCTCGGCGGGGAGAGAATGCCTCGGCGGGCGTTTTGAAGTCGAGGCATTTCCTGGGCGTATGGTTATATTGGTGGGCGGCAGCGAGAATGCTTGCCTGATCGATGGCGTCGAGGTTGGTTTTGCGCGGCAGGAAGCGGCGCAGTCGCCCGATGGCATTTTCGATGCCACCTTTTTGCCAGGGTGACCTGACGTCGCAAAAATAGGTCTGGATGCCGATCCGGTCAGCCAGTTGGTGATGCTGGGCGAACTCTGGGCCATTGTCGAAGGTGATGGTGCGGCGCATGGCTTGGGGCATGGCCATGAGCATGCAGGCAAGATGCTGCGCTGTCGTCTGCGCCTTTCGATCACGGGGCCGCTGGATGATCGTGAACCGCGAACTGCGCTCATGGGCGACCAGGATGGACTGGCCATATTGGGCAAAGAGCATGAAGTCGGCTTCCCAATGCCCTGGCCTTTGCCGGTCCTGAACCTCTGCAGGGCGCTCGCTCAAAGGGCGCCGATGCTTGATGATATCGACCATGCTGCCACCGAAACGGCCAGGACGGCCGCGCTTGTGCTTGGCCCGCGGCAACAGGCGATGCCAGTAATCCTTCTGTGCAGAGCGGTGATAGATGAAGCGATAGATTGACTCTGGACTGATGAGGGTGCGACCATTTTCCAGCGTCAACCGGCCGGCGATCTGTTCGGGAGACCATCCCATCGCAAGACCGTCTCTCACCCGGTCGCGCAGGTCTGGTTGGCGTTCCAGCTTGAAGCGGCAATCCCATCGTCGTCGGCGCTCGGCAAGATGATGGACGCGCACTGGCTCGTAGCCGCCAGGCCAGGCCTTCGTCCTGACGCTGTTGCGCCGCAGTTCGCGACTGATCGTGGACGCTGAACGCCCCAGACCCGTGGCTATACTTCTTCGAGATTTACCGGCTGCATGCAGCCGGTAAATCTCGATCCGCTCTTCAAGGCTGAGCTGGCCATAATCTTCTCCCATCGCGGCAACATCCTAACAGCTGTTGCACTTGTTCCGTGAACTCAGGGCATCTCTCTTTTCTTTCAAACCCATCGTTAAAAGAAGTGAGATGCCAGCCTCCGCTGGCATGACGGACCTGGGTGGGAAGCGGACTGTCCGAAAATCCTCCCCAAGCTTGCTTGGGGAGGGGGACCGCCGAAGGCGGTGGAGGGGCAATAGCGTTGCGCTTGCGCCATTTCCCCTCCGTCAGCGCTTCGCGCTGCCACCTCCCCAAGCAAGCTTGGGGAGGAACTAGGTCTGGTCGCAACCTCGCCCCTCACTGCCCCGCCGGGGCATAGGTCCAGTTCTGGGCGTTGCTGCCGTCCATCATAGCGGTTTCGGCCATCAGCAGCCGGCCCTCGCGCCAGTAACGGATGCGTTGGGGGTAATCGTGGTCGGGATTGGCGAAGCTGATGTCGCGCACGCCCTGTTCCAGCACGGGGAAGATCGTCTCCTTGCCGCCCTCCGGCGCCGCATGCAGCGTCAGCGTTCCGTCTGCCGCGCGCACGATCCGCATCACCTCCCAGCTTTGCAGGCTTTCGCCCCGCCCGCTGCGGCCCATGCCGATCATCACCCCGCCGCGCGGCAGCGACCAGAGTTCCTCGGTCCAGCGGTCGCCGCGTTCCTGCTGCCATTCGCCGGTCAGCCATTCGGGCAGGTCCGCCGCCTGCGCCAGCGGCGCCCCGCCCAGCATCAGCGCCGCCAGCATGATCGATACGCTCTTCTTCACCCGCTACACCCTCTGTCCAGACCCGCGACCCTGCGCTATGGAGCGCGCAACATCTCTCCCGCTATCTCGGACCGGCCAGCGCGCCGGGCAAGGACAAATCTATGACTTTTCGCATGCCTGCCGAATGGGCGCCGCACGACTGGACCTGGATCGGCTTCCCGACCAACCCGGAAGAATGGCCCGGCGCCTTTGACGGTGCCCGCCGCCAGATTGCCGATTTCGCCAGCGCACTCCATGCCGATGGCAAGGGCGAAGAGGTGCGTCTGGTCGTCGCCAATGAGGCGGATGCCGACGCTGCGCGTGCCCTGGTCGCGCCGGGCGTCACCATCGCCGTCCACAATCTGGGTGACGTATGGCTGCGCGACACCGCGCCGATCGCCGTGCTGAACGGCGCTGGAGACCGTGCGCTGGTCGATTTCGGTTTCAACGGCTGGGGCGGCAAATATCAGATGCCCGGTGACGAGGATATCGGCGCGCGCCTGGCCGCAACCACCGGCATGGCGACCTCGACCCAGAATTGGGTGTTCGAGGGCGGCGCGATCGATACCGACGGCACCGGCCTCTTCGTCACCACCGAACAGTGCCTGCTCAATCCCAACCGCAACCCGGACCTTGATCGCGGCAAGATCGAGACGCTGCTGGCCGGCGCGCTGGGCCTGTCCGACATGCTGTGGCTGGGCGATGGCCTGCTCAACGACCATACCGACGGCCATGTCGACAATCTCGCCCGCTTCGTCGCGCCGGGCAAGCTGGCGCTGCCGATCGCGACCACCCCGGACGATCCCAACACGGCCATCTATGCCGACGCCCACGCCCGCGCCAAGGCGCATGGCGTCGAGGTGGTCGACATCCCCTCGCCCGGCCTGGTGCTGGTCGATGGCGAAGCGATCCCCGCCAGCTACATGAATTTCTATGTCGGCAATGCCGCCGTCATCGTCCCCATCTATGGCCAGCCCAACGATCAGGCGGCGCTCGACGCCTTCGCCCCCTTCTTTCCGGGGCGCCAGATCATCGGCCTGCGCAGCGACGCGATCCTGTCGGGCGGCGGCAGCTTCCATTGCTGCAGCCAGCAAATGCCCTCGCTGGTCTAAGGGTTAGTCCCCCGTTGCGGGGATGCGCATGCGGGCGCAATTTCCGGGCCGGGCGACGCAGCATCGCCCGGCTTCAGGAGCATTGCCCCATGTTTCGTCCGATCCTTGCCACTTCGCTGATCCTGCTGGGCGCGAGCGCCGGCACCGCCCAATTGCCCAGCATCATCGGCATGGGCGCCGACAATGCCGCGGGCGTGCTGGGTTATTGCGTCAAGAACCGGCTCGTTGATGCGACCAGCGCCAACGCCGTGCTGGACAAACTGAACAAGAAACCGGGCGTGAAGGGCTCGGGCGCCTTCAAGTCCGGCGAGACCGGCATCATCCATGCCGGCAAGAAGGACATTTCGCTCGATAGCCTGAAGGGCGATGCCAAGGGCAAGATGTGCTCCATGGTGCTCAAGCAATCGGCTTCCCTGCTATAGGCGCTTCCCGGTAGCGCGGCGGCGCCATAGCCCCTATATCGCGCGGCGAACCCATCATGGAGTGATGAATGACCCGCGTGACCGTCGCCGCCCTGCAGCTCGCCTTTTCGGACGACATGGCCGACAATATCGCCATGGTCGCCGATCATGTGACCAAGGCCGCCGCTCGCGGCGCGAAGATCATCCTGCCGCCCGAACTGTTCGAGGGCCATTATTTCTGCCGGCAAGAGGACGAAGCCCTGTTCGACCGCGCCCAGCCGACCGACCAGCACCCCGCCGTGCAGGAAATGCGCAAGCTGGCCAAGGATCTGGGCGTCTATATCCCGACCAGCTATTTCGAGCGGGACGGCCATCATTATTACAACTCGCTCGCCATGATCGATGATGAGGGCGAGATCATGGGCGTCTATCGCAAGAGCCACATCCCCGACGGTCCGGGCTATGAGGAAAAATATTATTTCCGCCCCGGCAATACCGGCTTCAAGGTGTGGCCGACCAAATATGGCACCGTGGGCGTCGGCATCTGCTGGGACCAATGGTATCCCGAAACCGCCCGCTGCATGGCGCTGATGGGCGCGGAAATGCTGTTCTACCCGACCGCGATCGGCTCCGAACCCTATGATGCGGAGCTGGACACCAGCCGCATGTGGCGCCGCGCGATGATCGGCCATGCGGTCAGCAACTGCATGCCGGTGATCGCCGCCAACCGCATCGGCGAGGAAGAGGGCCAGAAATTCTACGGCCACAGCTTCATCAGCGATGAGTGGGGCGATTTCCTCGCGGAGTCCGACGCCAGGGACAATGGCGCGCTGGTCGCCACGCTGGATCTTGCCAAGGCGAAGATCCACCGCGCCGGCATGGGCTTCTTCCGCGATCGCCGCCCCGAACTTTACGGCCGCATCGCGCAGGATATCTGATGGCGCACGCTGCCCGAACGCGGATCGGCTGATGCCCTCGATCCTGGTCTATATCGCCGCCGCCCTGGCCGAAATCGCCGGCTGCTTCGCCTTCTGGGCCTGGCTGCGGATGGACAAGTCGATGCTGTGGCTGATCCCCGGCACGGGGTCGCTGCTGCTCTTCGCCTGGCTTCTGACGCTGGTCGATGCGGCGGCCGCCGGGCGCGCCTATGCGGCCTATGGCGGCGTCTATATCAGTTCGGCGCTGCTCTGGCTCTGGCTGGTGGAAGGCGTGCGGCCGGACCGCTGGGACATGGCCGGCGTGGCGCTCAGCCTTGTCGGCGCGGGCATCATCCTGTTCGGCCCGCACCGCGCCTGAGCCATCCCATCCACGCTGCCCCCCCCCTCCGTTCGCTTCGAGCCTGTCGAGAATCGCTGACACCCATGTTTCTCGACTGCGCTCGAAACGAACGGATCTAAAGCCGGAGCGGATTTAATTGGCGGACGTCAGCCCCGCCAGTTCCACCGCCCGCGCGAACACCGCCTCGAACATCTCCGCCGTCAGCCGGTTGGTATTCTGGTTGTAGCGCGAACAATGATAGCTATCGATAAGCATCCGCCCGTCGGGCATGCGATGCTCCGCGCCATGGGCAAAGCGCGCCTTGGGCAGCTTGCCGCCAAGCACCTTCACCGCCGACTGATGCGCAATCTCGCCCAGCGCCACGAAGGTCCGCGCGCGCGGCAGTTGCGCCACGCCATCGGCGAGGAAGGGGCGGCAGGCATGGATTTCGGTCGGCACCGGCTTGTTCTGCGGCGGCAGGCAGCGAACCGAATTGATGATGATCGCGTCACGCAGTTCCAGCCCGTCATCGACCCGCGCCTCATAATTGCCTTGCGCCAGGCCGAACTTCTTGAGCGTCGCAAAGAACAGTTCGCCCGCGACATCGCCGGTGAAGGGCCGACCCGTGCGGTTTGCCCCCTGCTTGCCCGGCGCCAGGCCGATGATGCCGATCCGCGCCATCGGGTCGCCAAAGGCGGGCACCGGCGCATTCCACCAGTCGGGATGTTCCGCCCGGCATTCCACGCGCAGCGCGACCAGGCGCGGGCAGAGCGGACAGTCACGGGGCGGTTCACTTGAAAGGGGACTTTGCAGGATCATGGCGCTCAGATAGGCGCTGCACCATGCCGGACACAAGCCGCCACCTTTATGCGCTTTCGATCGGATCGAATCGGCCGCTCTCGGCCCGGCTGACGCCGCCGCGCCTGCTGGCCGAAGCCGTGCGCCGGATCGGCGCGCTCGGCGATGTGGTCGCCCTGTCCCCGACGATCGAGACGCCGCCGCTCGGCCCCTCGCGTCGCCGCTTCGCCAATGCCGCGCTGCTGGTCGACAGCGCCCTACCCCCGCCCGCCATGCTGGCCGCACTGCAAGGCATCGAGACCGGGCTTGGCCGCCGCCGCTTCCAGCGCTGGGGCGCGCGCCGGCTCGACATCGACATCATCCTCTGGTCGGGCGGACGCTGGTGCAGCCGGGACCTCATCATCCCCCACCCCGCCTTTGCCCAACGCGACTTCGTCCTGCGCCCGCTCAGCGCCATCGCGCCAGACTGGAAATGCCCGCCTTCCGGGCAGAGTGTGCGGCATCTCCATGCACTTTTGCGAAAAGCATCCTATCATCGCGCCACAAGAGGTTGACCAGCCGCCCGCACGCCACTAGTGCGAGCGGTCTCGACA
Encoded here:
- a CDS encoding agmatine deiminase family protein, coding for MTFRMPAEWAPHDWTWIGFPTNPEEWPGAFDGARRQIADFASALHADGKGEEVRLVVANEADADAARALVAPGVTIAVHNLGDVWLRDTAPIAVLNGAGDRALVDFGFNGWGGKYQMPGDEDIGARLAATTGMATSTQNWVFEGGAIDTDGTGLFVTTEQCLLNPNRNPDLDRGKIETLLAGALGLSDMLWLGDGLLNDHTDGHVDNLARFVAPGKLALPIATTPDDPNTAIYADAHARAKAHGVEVVDIPSPGLVLVDGEAIPASYMNFYVGNAAVIVPIYGQPNDQAALDAFAPFFPGRQIIGLRSDAILSGGGSFHCCSQQMPSLV
- a CDS encoding YnfA family protein, which translates into the protein MPSILVYIAAALAEIAGCFAFWAWLRMDKSMLWLIPGTGSLLLFAWLLTLVDAAAAGRAYAAYGGVYISSALLWLWLVEGVRPDRWDMAGVALSLVGAGIILFGPHRA
- a CDS encoding DUF6265 family protein, whose product is MKKSVSIMLAALMLGGAPLAQAADLPEWLTGEWQQERGDRWTEELWSLPRGGVMIGMGRSGRGESLQSWEVMRIVRAADGTLTLHAAPEGGKETIFPVLEQGVRDISFANPDHDYPQRIRYWREGRLLMAETAMMDGSNAQNWTYAPAGQ
- a CDS encoding DUF2501 domain-containing protein; translated protein: MFRPILATSLILLGASAGTAQLPSIIGMGADNAAGVLGYCVKNRLVDATSANAVLDKLNKKPGVKGSGAFKSGETGIIHAGKKDISLDSLKGDAKGKMCSMVLKQSASLL
- a CDS encoding uracil-DNA glycosylase, producing the protein MILQSPLSSEPPRDCPLCPRLVALRVECRAEHPDWWNAPVPAFGDPMARIGIIGLAPGKQGANRTGRPFTGDVAGELFFATLKKFGLAQGNYEARVDDGLELRDAIIINSVRCLPPQNKPVPTEIHACRPFLADGVAQLPRARTFVALGEIAHQSAVKVLGGKLPKARFAHGAEHRMPDGRMLIDSYHCSRYNQNTNRLTAEMFEAVFARAVELAGLTSAN
- a CDS encoding glutathionylspermidine synthase family protein, with protein sequence MERIACTPRPHWQARVEHLGLVWHGADAQPYWDESACYRFSPDEIAEIEQATAELYRLFLAAGQHVLDQDLLGSFGIPDFCHQAIREAWDGEPAALNYGRFDLGYDGAGPPKLFEFNCDTPTSLLEASVIQWDWKEALFPAADQFNSLHERLVDRWRAIAPPRGTSMLHLTYVDGNMGEDAVTVAYMADTAREAGIDTQLIQTQQLGWDHQRRRFVDLDNRPIDALFHLYPWEWIVHEPFGREVVESLSSTLWIEPIWKMVWSNKAILPILWDLFPGHPNLLEASRVAMTGDHVMKPLLSREGANVRIVRDGETVAQSGGDYGEEGFIYQRLYTLPGAGDRRPVLGSWVVDGDPAGMGIREDGPITGNAARFVPHIIG
- a CDS encoding TrmJ/YjtD family RNA methyltransferase, which codes for MSFWVYILRCSDGSYYTGHTDDLERQIAQHRSGTIAGYTHDRRPVELVFSETFPDRIDALEREHQIKDWSRKKKEALIRGDWKAVSDAARSRPRASTSLDPGSNRTEAEAAQPLLRTNGNMTDTSPLPPVIVLVRPQLGENIGKAARAMLNFGLTEMRLVSPRDGWPNPDAGPAAAGADFILDKAQVYETLADAVADCAHVYATTVRKRGVTKPVVTPEEAAQEIHAAQGRCAYVFGPERSGLETEDVALARKILTVPINPEFGSLNLAQAVILCAYEWSKQANLAQPTVTELGEPAPQEELEGMILQLNTLLEKVGYFFPPDRAPATKLTLRNLLTKPGWNHLEVRTLRGVLSHLNRPRER
- a CDS encoding M28 family peptidase; translated protein: MRSSVAAIAAVLALSAPALTPAVALAAPAAKADTAPSIDTMKRLVKELSSDAYEGRAPGTVGEEKTLALLTAEFERLGLKPGNKGSWFQDVPLVEITAKNVSALSFTGGKAPITAAYGPEMVIGTYRTTQPRIEVKDSPVVFVGYGINAPEKGWNDYAGLDVKGKTVLILVNDPDYQTPGLTGPFNGRAMTYYGRWTYKFEEAARQGAAAAIIIHDTEPAAYGWNVVQSSWTGSQHVADNPGGNADQSAAIGWIQKDKAAALFADAGLNLDQQMAAAKQKGFKAVPLGAIKANVSFDNDLRKHASKNVVALLPGKTRPDEYVLYSAHWDHLGHCQAAPDGDDICNGAVDNATGTAALVALAQANVKAGPSDRSQVFLAVTGEESGLLGSAYYGNNPVFPFSKTVGGVNMDALSVAGLAKNVVVIGKGKSQLDAYLDRALGAQGRVATLEPTPEKGYYYRSDHFSFAKHGLPMLYFEGGEDLVKGGTAAGMAAAEDYTEYRYHGPKDEYDPNWDWTGVAADLKLYYDVGRALANTTDWPNWVDGDEFRAIRDKDRAGK
- a CDS encoding chorismate mutase, with product MKPEDYTSMTEVRAGVDALDRQLVALLDQRFAHMRAAARIKPDRGAVRDEARKRQVIDNARAEAERLGAPGDVIAELWEQLVEASIAYEMAEYDRTRG
- the aguB gene encoding N-carbamoylputrescine amidase; its protein translation is MTRVTVAALQLAFSDDMADNIAMVADHVTKAAARGAKIILPPELFEGHYFCRQEDEALFDRAQPTDQHPAVQEMRKLAKDLGVYIPTSYFERDGHHYYNSLAMIDDEGEIMGVYRKSHIPDGPGYEEKYYFRPGNTGFKVWPTKYGTVGVGICWDQWYPETARCMALMGAEMLFYPTAIGSEPYDAELDTSRMWRRAMIGHAVSNCMPVIAANRIGEEEGQKFYGHSFISDEWGDFLAESDARDNGALVATLDLAKAKIHRAGMGFFRDRRPELYGRIAQDI
- the rpsD gene encoding 30S ribosomal protein S4, translated to MSKRSSAKYKLDRRMGENIWGRPKSPVNKREYGPGQHGQRRKGKMSDYGIQLRAKQKLKGYYGDITEKQFKKNYFEASRMKGDTGQNLIGLLERRLDAVVYRAKFAPTIFSARQIVSHGHIYVNGVKCNIASRLVKPGDEITLGKKAQEMALVLEAQSLPERDIPDYVAPDGATKVTYVRVPTLDEVPYPVKMEPNLVVEFYSR
- a CDS encoding IS30 family transposase; its protein translation is MGEDYGQLSLEERIEIYRLHAAGKSRRSIATGLGRSASTISRELRRNSVRTKAWPGGYEPVRVHHLAERRRRWDCRFKLERQPDLRDRVRDGLAMGWSPEQIAGRLTLENGRTLISPESIYRFIYHRSAQKDYWHRLLPRAKHKRGRPGRFGGSMVDIIKHRRPLSERPAEVQDRQRPGHWEADFMLFAQYGQSILVAHERSSRFTIIQRPRDRKAQTTAQHLACMLMAMPQAMRRTITFDNGPEFAQHHQLADRIGIQTYFCDVRSPWQKGGIENAIGRLRRFLPRKTNLDAIDQASILAAAHQYNHTPRKCLDFKTPAEAFSPRRGILSMSVTCCTSNVSPHPSLRWHDGMKGRLAPMRPPQTLRPFSARLAALGLGQALEGAALHVDFALFGIAEAIAGAAIGLGVGAVGLSAERARLLLAERAALAAVAYILARPVQFIVAGWPRLDPDIDRAGRCGRLCLGRDLRGQRGRQGEGGQKQAGQGKGYAHGVAPTGRVKVGFRR